A single window of Sphingobacteriales bacterium DNA harbors:
- a CDS encoding sigma-54-dependent Fis family transcriptional regulator, producing the protein MILADLQSIKLRFGIIGNSVSLNTALDIAIRVAPTNLSVLITGESGVGKEVFSQIIHQLSSRKHEHFIAVNCGAIPEGTIDSELFGHEKGAFTGAHDKRKGYFETVNGGTIFLDEIGEMPIGTQARLLRLLESGEFIKVGSSVVQKTDVRVIAATNVDLPKLVRAGKFREDLYYRLNTVPILVPALRERKDDIPILFRKFASDIAEKYRMPAIHLDEEAIQTLVNYRFPGNVRELKNIAEQISILSKSRNVNREEIIHFLPNNELNTLPVISKQQDGTSLSDREILYKMIFDIKNDLNELKRFVWNATNGQAQQSNIDFSDVMLDNNEKILMDKSASYSEPNIDNKANNPTSTIIIKQPEQYEVGEHIDQNYSLAEMEKNMIVRALEKHKNKRKDLALDLGISERTLYRKIKEYELEK; encoded by the coding sequence ATTATTTTGGCAGATTTACAAAGTATAAAACTAAGATTTGGAATTATTGGCAACTCAGTATCCTTAAATACTGCATTAGATATTGCTATACGCGTAGCTCCTACTAATTTGTCTGTTTTAATAACTGGAGAAAGTGGTGTTGGCAAGGAAGTATTTTCACAAATCATTCATCAGTTATCTTCTAGAAAACATGAACATTTTATTGCTGTAAATTGTGGTGCAATACCAGAAGGCACAATAGATTCTGAGCTATTTGGACATGAGAAAGGTGCATTTACAGGCGCGCATGATAAAAGAAAAGGATATTTTGAAACTGTAAATGGTGGTACTATCTTTTTAGATGAAATTGGTGAAATGCCTATAGGCACACAAGCAAGATTATTAAGACTATTAGAAAGTGGAGAATTTATAAAAGTAGGTTCTTCTGTGGTACAAAAAACTGATGTAAGAGTAATAGCAGCCACAAATGTAGATTTGCCAAAATTGGTAAGAGCTGGAAAATTTAGAGAAGATTTGTATTATAGGCTGAATACTGTTCCGATTCTTGTGCCTGCATTGAGAGAAAGAAAGGATGATATTCCTATTTTATTTAGAAAATTTGCATCAGATATTGCTGAAAAATATAGAATGCCTGCCATACATCTTGATGAAGAAGCAATACAGACATTGGTGAATTATAGATTTCCGGGCAATGTACGCGAATTGAAAAATATTGCAGAACAAATATCTATTTTATCTAAAAGTAGAAATGTAAATAGGGAAGAAATTATTCATTTTTTACCTAATAATGAATTAAATACGCTTCCTGTAATTTCTAAACAACAAGATGGCACTTCATTGTCAGACAGAGAGATTTTGTACAAAATGATTTTTGATATCAAAAATGACTTGAATGAATTGAAAAGATTTGTATGGAATGCTACTAATGGGCAAGCCCAACAATCTAATATTGATTTTAGTGATGTGATGCTGGATAATAATGAAAAAATATTGATGGACAAATCAGCATCTTATTCTGAACCAAATATAGATAACAAGGCAAACAATCCTACATCTACCATCATCATAAAGCAACCTGAGCAATATGAAGTAGGTGAGCATATTGACCAAAATTATTCCTTAGCAGAAATGGAGAAAAATATGATTGTTAGAGCTTTAGAAAAACACAAAAACAAAAGAAAAGATCTTGCATTGGATTTGGGTATTTCTGAAAGAACATTATACAGAAAAATTAAAGAATATGAATTGGAGAAATAA
- the secG gene encoding preprotein translocase subunit SecG yields the protein MFTFLSILIILVSIIIVLIVIVQNPKGNGMAGGFTGAASNVIGVQRAGDILEKGTWGGAVVLLLLCILTVATLPKTSQNNKIKTQTEEAAKTTPVTTPTTTPTTAPTAPSPLNNPTQP from the coding sequence ATGTTCACATTTCTATCTATTTTAATCATATTAGTAAGTATCATTATCGTACTTATTGTAATTGTCCAAAATCCTAAGGGAAATGGAATGGCTGGCGGATTTACTGGAGCTGCATCAAATGTAATTGGTGTACAAAGAGCTGGCGATATTCTAGAAAAAGGAACTTGGGGTGGAGCAGTTGTTTTATTGCTTTTATGCATACTTACTGTTGCTACATTGCCAAAAACCAGCCAAAACAATAAAATAAAAACACAAACGGAGGAAGCAGCAAAAACAACACCTGTAACTACGCCAACAACGACACCTACTACAGCACCAACAGCACCTTCGCCACTAAATAATCCAACACAACCATAA
- a CDS encoding SPFH domain-containing protein: protein MGILDAFKNEFIDIIEWTDNSNDTIVWKFPRFQNEIKAGAQLTVRESQVAIFLNEGKLADVYQPGRYELTTANMPILTTLKGWKYGFNSPFKVDIYYVNTKQFTDQKWGTKNPITLNDPRFGMIEIRAFGNFSFRVTDAGKFMKEVVGTDGNFTAEEISNQLRTLVVTKLSDAIAESKLKIEEFASNLEEFSKFGAEKLSDDFDQYGLKVTSLLVENISMPDDIKKEIFELSRLDKIDMQKLTQWKTAQGIEKAAESGGMAGAFVGVGLGGIMQGGIANAQQNGGTTPPPVMQIFVAVNGQQTGPFDVPALTQMAQNGQLKEDTLVWKAGMAAWATASTVTELSAILNSVPPPIAPPQL, encoded by the coding sequence ATGGGAATCTTAGACGCTTTTAAAAATGAGTTTATTGACATTATTGAATGGACTGATAACTCTAATGACACTATTGTATGGAAATTTCCTAGATTTCAGAATGAAATAAAAGCTGGTGCTCAACTTACTGTTAGAGAATCACAAGTGGCAATTTTCTTGAATGAAGGTAAATTGGCTGATGTTTATCAACCTGGCAGATATGAACTAACTACTGCCAACATGCCTATTTTAACTACATTAAAAGGTTGGAAATATGGATTTAATTCTCCATTTAAAGTAGATATTTACTATGTAAATACTAAACAGTTTACCGACCAAAAATGGGGTACTAAAAATCCAATTACATTAAATGATCCTCGTTTTGGTATGATAGAAATTCGTGCATTTGGTAACTTTTCTTTTAGAGTAACAGATGCTGGAAAATTCATGAAAGAAGTTGTAGGTACAGATGGTAATTTTACTGCTGAAGAAATTTCTAATCAATTAAGAACACTTGTAGTTACTAAACTTTCTGATGCTATTGCAGAAAGCAAATTAAAGATAGAAGAGTTTGCTTCTAACCTAGAAGAATTTTCAAAATTTGGTGCAGAAAAACTTTCTGATGATTTTGACCAATATGGACTGAAAGTAACTTCTCTTTTAGTAGAAAATATTTCGATGCCAGATGATATAAAGAAAGAAATATTTGAGCTTTCTCGTTTGGATAAGATTGACATGCAAAAACTAACTCAATGGAAAACAGCGCAAGGCATAGAAAAAGCTGCAGAAAGTGGTGGAATGGCTGGTGCTTTTGTTGGTGTTGGCTTAGGTGGCATTATGCAAGGTGGCATTGCAAATGCTCAACAAAATGGAGGCACAACACCGCCACCAGTGATGCAAATATTTGTTGCTGTAAATGGACAACAAACTGGGCCATTTGATGTGCCTGCATTAACTCAGATGGCACAAAATGGACAATTAAAAGAAGACACTTTAGTATGGAAAGCTGGAATGGCAGCTTGGGCAACAGCATCTACAGTAACAGAATTGTCTGCAATTCTTAATTCTGTTCCACCTCCAATTGCTCCACCACAATTATAA